In Chitinispirillum alkaliphilum, a genomic segment contains:
- a CDS encoding polysaccharide lyase, family 6, translated as MNRAVLFLLLLVLSVASETIKVSGNRGIDIQMAVNMADEGDTVLIPKGDYVFDESVVISRRVFIKGEGTEKSKVFRSIHAENSFWFFRVDGKTASSVRISGLAFFGDSSVRSPGILLDNGVVDFRVDNCLFEGCSNRAVKVRGGGRGVIDNNSFINNWPTAVVVFGTGEQAWEGDLRLGGENAVFVEDNYFEQSDVPNIHMAHHIASNNGSKYVFRYNTINDGDMASHAIDAHGNKFYWPRGSRSYEIYGNKIYAGHRWAGINIRGGDGVIFNNRFYGSFVSPVHLMHESRDGDGECSYPCEDQIRKLYMWDNYYNDEEVKVHVRHPHIIEKNRDFKLNKHSDYEPFTYPHPLTVE; from the coding sequence ATGAATAGGGCTGTACTTTTTTTACTGCTTTTAGTTCTATCGGTTGCATCAGAAACCATAAAAGTTTCAGGTAACAGAGGCATAGATATACAGATGGCAGTAAACATGGCGGATGAGGGAGATACCGTTCTGATCCCCAAGGGGGATTACGTCTTTGATGAAAGTGTGGTGATTTCAAGGAGAGTCTTTATCAAAGGTGAAGGAACTGAAAAAAGTAAAGTTTTCAGATCGATTCATGCAGAGAATAGTTTTTGGTTTTTCAGGGTAGATGGAAAAACCGCTTCGTCTGTAAGGATTTCCGGACTGGCTTTTTTCGGAGATTCTTCTGTTCGTTCTCCCGGTATTTTACTGGATAATGGAGTTGTTGATTTCAGGGTTGACAATTGTCTTTTTGAAGGTTGTTCAAATCGTGCTGTTAAGGTCAGAGGGGGAGGGCGTGGTGTTATTGATAATAACAGCTTTATCAACAACTGGCCAACTGCAGTTGTGGTGTTTGGTACCGGGGAGCAGGCCTGGGAAGGGGATTTGAGATTAGGTGGTGAGAATGCGGTTTTTGTCGAGGACAACTATTTTGAACAAAGTGATGTTCCAAACATACATATGGCACATCATATTGCATCCAACAATGGCTCTAAGTATGTTTTTAGATACAACACCATAAATGATGGTGATATGGCATCTCATGCTATTGATGCCCATGGGAATAAGTTTTATTGGCCAAGGGGCAGCAGAAGCTACGAAATTTATGGAAATAAAATCTACGCAGGACATCGTTGGGCTGGAATTAACATAAGGGGTGGTGACGGAGTTATATTTAATAACAGGTTTTACGGCAGCTTTGTTTCTCCTGTGCATCTGATGCATGAGAGCAGGGATGGTGACGGGGAGTGTTCCTATCCTTGTGAGGATCAGATCAGAAAACTTTATATGTGGGATAACTACTACAATGACGAGGAAGTAAAGGTACATGTGAGACATCCGCATATCATAGAAAAAAACAGGGATTTTAAATTAAATAAACATTCTGATTATGAGCCGTTCACATATCCACATCCGCTTACAGTGGAATAG
- a CDS encoding pectate lyase, cell-surface linked: MRYAVLIFFLAIFSSSHARVIQARSGTRNDIQAAVNSAQVGDTIMVPPGDFVFNGGINVNAGITIMGAGRDRTILRRTSSGSSWLFTVNGSNGEQFVFSGFTVIGLAPNTSRGIRLNNCTDFKIYDNTFRRCTDRAIEIHGNSRGVIYDNRFIDNFPTAVVVFGDGDAAWARPLTLGTEHAIYVEDNYFEQRNISDPTRVMHIASNNGSRYVFRHNTVNDGHISSQAVDAHGNKFYWPRGSRSYEIYNNHFTIGHRWVGMNIRGGDGVIFGNVFNGSLVNTILLQYEGRGNEHSYPYTDQIRQLHIWDNTHNGQPANIHNRHPSIIREGRDYFRTENMDYTPFTYPHPLRMTATIVDPIDDEGGNEGDKGNEGDKGDEDKGDETSLAGIRTSRGHDGLSVRSITGVHGRAASISYTLTNDALENSPVVRFNIYNMRGQRVQSMTRRHNEGGNFTLEMDRNLAPGIYNVEMRVGNQQLSSRLVLGNN; the protein is encoded by the coding sequence ATGCGCTATGCAGTATTAATTTTTTTTCTTGCAATTTTTAGTTCTTCTCATGCCAGGGTCATACAGGCCCGGAGTGGTACCAGAAACGATATTCAGGCAGCTGTTAACAGTGCTCAGGTTGGAGATACAATTATGGTGCCCCCGGGTGATTTTGTGTTCAATGGTGGCATAAATGTAAATGCTGGAATCACGATTATGGGTGCCGGAAGAGACAGAACTATTCTACGACGCACATCATCAGGTTCAAGCTGGCTTTTTACCGTTAACGGTTCCAATGGTGAGCAATTCGTTTTCAGCGGATTCACCGTAATCGGACTTGCGCCAAATACATCCAGAGGGATACGACTCAACAATTGCACGGATTTCAAGATTTACGATAATACTTTCAGGCGCTGTACCGATAGGGCCATTGAGATTCACGGGAATTCAAGAGGTGTTATCTACGACAACAGATTTATTGATAATTTCCCGACAGCCGTTGTTGTTTTCGGGGATGGTGATGCAGCATGGGCAAGGCCTCTTACGCTTGGTACAGAGCACGCTATATATGTAGAGGACAATTATTTTGAGCAAAGAAACATTTCTGACCCCACAAGGGTTATGCATATAGCTTCAAACAACGGATCACGCTATGTGTTCAGGCACAATACCGTAAATGACGGACATATCAGTTCTCAGGCAGTTGATGCACATGGAAACAAGTTTTACTGGCCGCGTGGCAGCAGAAGTTATGAAATTTATAACAATCACTTCACCATTGGCCATCGCTGGGTTGGGATGAACATTCGTGGTGGTGATGGGGTGATTTTTGGTAATGTGTTTAATGGCAGTCTTGTAAACACAATACTTCTTCAGTATGAGGGAAGGGGTAATGAACACAGCTATCCTTATACCGATCAGATCAGGCAGCTTCATATCTGGGATAACACTCATAATGGTCAGCCCGCAAATATCCACAACCGCCATCCTTCAATTATAAGAGAAGGCAGGGATTATTTTCGTACTGAAAATATGGACTATACACCATTTACTTATCCCCATCCACTTCGGATGACTGCTACCATTGTTGATCCCATTGACGATGAGGGTGGAAATGAGGGGGATAAAGGAAATGAGGGAGATAAGGGAGATGAGGATAAGGGAGATGAAACATCTTTAGCTGGTATCAGGACTTCAAGGGGGCATGATGGCTTATCTGTACGCAGCATCACTGGAGTTCATGGAAGAGCTGCAAGTATTAGCTACACTCTTACCAATGATGCCCTGGAGAACAGCCCTGTTGTAAGGTTCAATATCTATAATATGCGGGGTCAGCGGGTACAGTCCATGACCAGAAGGCATAATGAAGGTGGCAATTTCACACTTGAAATGGATAGAAATCTTGCTCCTGGCATTTATAATGTAGAAATGAGAGTTGGAAATCAGCAACTATCCAGCAGGCTTGTGTTGGGGAATAATTAA